In Strigops habroptila isolate Jane chromosome 6, bStrHab1.2.pri, whole genome shotgun sequence, a single genomic region encodes these proteins:
- the IL22RA2 gene encoding interleukin-22 receptor subunit alpha-2 has translation MPTREMLFSHGAALLRMRGITLSSFCLLMHLLQENTATILVLENRDLQDSIKPRKVEFRSLNFNNTLHWQPGTAREARDTVYFVQYKVYGQSTWQNKPDCWGIQNHVCDLTNETSDIQEPYYGRVKAASAGVYSSWSLSCRFTPWRETVIGPPTLAVVHSSKSIILKLQAPRSPYKRKRGSKIPMTNYYDLLYQVFVINNLLDKQHKVLVYEGKHKVIKIEDLRPGVSYCIMAKTYVPMLDRSSAYSSKHCTMLQ, from the exons ATGCCCACAAGAGAGATGCTCTTTAGTCATGGAGCTGCTCTCCTAAGGATGAGGGGGATcactctttcctccttctgcttACTGATGCATCTGCTTCAGGAGAACACAGCTA CAATTTTAGTTTTGGAAAACCGAGACCTGCAAGATTCAATTAAGCCACGGAAGGTAGAGTTTCGCTCATTAAACTTCAACAACACGTTGCATTGGCAGCCTGGGACAGCCAGAGAGGCAAGAGACACAGTCTACTTTGTGCAGTACAAAGT ATACGGACAGAGCACATGGCAAAACAAACCTGACTGCTGGGGGATTCAAAACCATGTCTGTGACCTGACGAATGAGACCTCTGACATCCAAGAGCCTTACTATGGCAGAGTGAAAGCTGCATCGGCTGGCGTCTATTCCAGCTGGAGCCTCAGCTGCAGATTCACTCCCTGGAGAGAAA CTGTGATAGGACCTCCGACGCTAGCTGTGGTTCATAGCAGCAAATCCATAATACTAAAGCTCCAGGCTCCACGTTCTCCttataaaagaaagagaggCAGCAAGATACCAATGACAAATTATTACGATCTGTTATATCAAGTCTTCGTAATTAACAACTTGCTAGACAAG CAACACAAGGTCCTGGTGtatgaaggaaaacacaagGTTATTAAGATAGAAGATTTGAGGCCCGGAGTCAGCTACTGCATCATGGCTAAAACATACGTGCCAATGCTGGACCGCAGCAGTGCCTACAGCAGCAAGCACTGCACCATGCTGCAGTGA